CAAGGAGACGCAGCATCAATTTGTAATCGCTCGTTCATATCCAGTCGAAAAGTGCCGTAAGGGTTAACATGTACCCAAATCAACGGTGATAACGCCCGGAAATCTTCTTGTCTCATCTGCTTCATCCAAGTGGCTTCTGCTAAAACCCTTTGAATCATCAGCGTATTGATGTAAACAAGGCTGATTTGCAGCAAATGGAGGCACAAAACCGATAATTCTTGTTCATCTAGGCGGTTAGTAGCAATTTCACTGTTTTTGCCGTAAAAAATAAAACCATTAGCACTATTCCAGTTTTCCACCACATTCAGCCCTTCATTAATCTCACGTCGTAAAGCCTCAGAGTTGAGGTAGTGACACAGAAATATAGTTTTCACTGCTCTACCTAGCTCAGAAAGTGCCTTTTGTGTTGGATGTTGAGGAGAAGAACGGCTAAAACGTTTCAAAATCGTGTCTGCTTCCGCCGTTCCTAAACGTAAAGCAGTAGTATATTTAATCATCTGGTCATACTGCTGGCGAATCAGTTCCCAATCAATCGCTTTAGTCAGTACAAGTTGTAAATTAGGAAAATCTTGTTTTTGTCCAGCACTTGGTAGATATAACTTTTGGGAGCCGATGCGCTTGATCCGAGGCATCAACTCAAAGCCCAGTAAACGGCAAAAGCCAAAGGCAATTTCATTTTGACCGTGGGTGTCTACATAGTTTTTCTTTACTTTCATATCAGTGCAATGCCGTAGAAGACCCTCAATCATTGCTGCCACTTCCGAAGAAGAACAAGTCTTAAGCTGAGAGTAGATGCAGGCAGATTTTTTCTCAACGTGCCAATAGATCATCACTCCCCGACCTCCGTAGCGGATATGCCATTCTGTCATCAAATTTTGATCCCACGAGCCAAACTTTTTGGAATCACTAGCACACGCTGTCGTACCTTCTCCCCAAATTGCTACCTTACGAACATTGAAAGTAGCATTTACAACTTCTGCGATAGCATTACGCAAGTGTTCTCGGTGAATGTAGTGCTTTTTGACATAACGCAGATCATACTCTAAGTCACTGTTAATTCCTCCGCACATACGCTTGAGTCCAGTATTACTACCCAATCCATACAAACACAACAACAATCGTCGTTGTAGGGTTTCTCGGTCTAGGTTAGAACGCACACCCGTATTCTTGAAATGATTAGTAAAACCAATCCGCAGGTCGGCTTCTTTCAACATATCCAGCAAACTGGTCAGGGGCCAGCGTCTTTCTATCTCACGTTTAAGTTGCAAGATATTGAGTGGTTCTGGCTGTGCTTCTAGAGGAGAGACGCTAATCCAGCCATTTTTCTTCTTTTGAATCTTGACTTTAGTATTGCTGGGCATTCCTTTATCCAGCATTGTTAAAGCCTGAGTCATTTCCTGCTGGAGTTGGCTGATAAAAGTGAGAGCATCTAATGGTTGCCCTAAAGCCAAGTAGTAGGTTTCTCGATGTACTTCAAAGTCTTGGGGCAAGTCTTCTTCTGGGTTACAGTAGCGTTTAGCCCCAACTACCCAAATTTCCTTGGAGCGCAGCTTATCTCGCAGTGCCTGTAGCACGCATATTTCATAATTGACCCGATTTACCCGTTCCTGCCCATCCTTGTCCTGTTCCAAAATCAGGTGGCGTTGCTCCTTGGAGAGAACACCATTGATGAACAATTCCTCACCGATTGCATAGTATCGCTGATTGCTGGATTGGTATCTTTTAAGCAATGACAAAGCAGAAATTACTGGGCGGTGCATATCATTATTAGAGCGAAACTCTAGTGTGGATAGCAGTTGAGGAACCATGCGCCGATAGTGATGCAGATATGATGAACGCATCACTGTGTAAACCTTTTCCTCATATGTAGGACTGTTAGATTTATATTCTTTGACTACCGCTTGCAGTGTTTTCGGGCTAACTACTGGGTAAACAACATCCTTAACAGGTTCTTCTGGACGTTCGAGTGAAGCTTGAGCAATTTCAAATAACAAGCGTGGCTTACCATCCACCTGTTTAAATTCCTCAATAAGTTGTTTATCCACCCGCCGTTCGGCATTAACATAAATGCGGTGGATAATTTGAATGAGCAACTCCACCAAACTGTCGGTAATCTCTTGGTTGCGTTGCCAGCAGAAGGCTGCCACTAATGTG
This portion of the Nostoc sp. UHCC 0870 genome encodes:
- a CDS encoding Tn3 family transposase codes for the protein MKRQWDAEELVENFTLLPTEMALLSNKSEENRLGFAVLLKFFQMEAKFPRTKQEVPKQIVSYIARLLSVSPKQYGEYSFHGRTIERHRAEIREFFGFREFNPQDKTELIAWLCEFVLAYDRQASSLEAAVYQRLRELKLEPPIPEAVERLIRSAVVTTEKEFCAGIFNQIESETLTKMDALLNTQDALDDDQSQFKQSVFNFLKTDPGRTSLKSIFKEVSKLECIRDLGLPTKLFANVPPKIITHYRRRASAETPRELRRHPAKIRYTLVAAFCWQRNQEITDSLVELLIQIIHRIYVNAERRVDKQLIEEFKQVDGKPRLLFEIAQASLERPEEPVKDVVYPVVSPKTLQAVVKEYKSNSPTYEEKVYTVMRSSYLHHYRRMVPQLLSTLEFRSNNDMHRPVISALSLLKRYQSSNQRYYAIGEELFINGVLSKEQRHLILEQDKDGQERVNRVNYEICVLQALRDKLRSKEIWVVGAKRYCNPEEDLPQDFEVHRETYYLALGQPLDALTFISQLQQEMTQALTMLDKGMPSNTKVKIQKKKNGWISVSPLEAQPEPLNILQLKREIERRWPLTSLLDMLKEADLRIGFTNHFKNTGVRSNLDRETLQRRLLLCLYGLGSNTGLKRMCGGINSDLEYDLRYVKKHYIHREHLRNAIAEVVNATFNVRKVAIWGEGTTACASDSKKFGSWDQNLMTEWHIRYGGRGVMIYWHVEKKSACIYSQLKTCSSSEVAAMIEGLLRHCTDMKVKKNYVDTHGQNEIAFGFCRLLGFELMPRIKRIGSQKLYLPSAGQKQDFPNLQLVLTKAIDWELIRQQYDQMIKYTTALRLGTAEADTILKRFSRSSPQHPTQKALSELGRAVKTIFLCHYLNSEALRREINEGLNVVENWNSANGFIFYGKNSEIATNRLDEQELSVLCLHLLQISLVYINTLMIQRVLAEATWMKQMRQEDFRALSPLIWVHVNPYGTFRLDMNERLQIDAASP